One Calditrichota bacterium genomic window carries:
- a CDS encoding sigma-54-dependent Fis family transcriptional regulator, producing MRKKILVVDDEPLMQEFLLEALERRNPYEVVLAENGKNALKKIEKDSFQLIISDIRMPDISGMELLEKIRKIDPNCGVILITAYGTVQMAVQAMKQGAFDFITKPLNVDQIEMVVDKYFKFRDLQTENTYLKDEINRQYGFSNIIGKSEKMKRVFEIVEMVAQSRATVLIRGASGTGKELIARAIHYHSGRRNKPFIKTNCAALPDGLIESELFGHEKGAFTGAIRTTKGRFELADGGTLLLDEISEMSLPLQAKLLRVLQEKEFEKIGNPETLQVDVRIIATTNRDLKEEVRKGTFREDLYYRLNVVPIELPPLRERKDDIPLLIEHFIRKYSRDNQKEISGIDKDALKLLMKYNWPGNVRELENTIERAVVISKDSVLSAQHFLAFNAFEEDWQGENGIWQGNTKNLKEIERRKILEVLRETNGNRTRAAEELGISVRTLRNKLREFREDGIEIPE from the coding sequence ATGAGGAAAAAAATCTTAGTTGTTGATGATGAACCGTTGATGCAGGAGTTTTTATTGGAGGCGTTGGAAAGACGCAATCCCTACGAAGTCGTTCTGGCTGAAAACGGGAAGAACGCATTAAAAAAGATTGAGAAGGATTCGTTTCAGTTGATTATTTCGGATATCCGGATGCCGGATATCAGCGGAATGGAGTTGCTGGAGAAAATCAGAAAAATTGATCCGAATTGCGGGGTTATTCTCATTACGGCGTACGGAACCGTGCAGATGGCTGTTCAGGCAATGAAACAGGGTGCTTTTGATTTTATTACGAAACCGCTGAATGTGGACCAAATTGAAATGGTTGTAGATAAATATTTCAAATTCAGAGATTTACAAACGGAAAATACCTATCTCAAGGACGAAATTAACCGGCAGTACGGTTTTTCAAATATTATCGGCAAAAGCGAAAAAATGAAGCGTGTTTTCGAGATTGTGGAAATGGTTGCTCAAAGCCGGGCCACTGTCTTGATCCGGGGCGCCAGCGGGACGGGTAAGGAGCTTATTGCCCGGGCTATTCACTATCACAGCGGCCGCAGAAATAAACCCTTTATCAAAACAAATTGTGCCGCATTACCGGACGGACTAATCGAAAGCGAATTGTTCGGACACGAGAAAGGCGCATTTACGGGAGCCATTCGTACCACGAAAGGGCGCTTTGAATTAGCCGATGGCGGGACACTTCTTCTGGACGAAATTAGCGAAATGAGCCTTCCGTTACAGGCAAAACTCCTGCGTGTCCTTCAGGAAAAGGAGTTTGAAAAGATTGGCAATCCGGAAACCCTGCAAGTGGATGTTCGCATTATTGCCACAACCAATCGTGATCTGAAGGAGGAGGTTCGAAAAGGAACTTTCCGGGAGGATTTGTACTATCGGCTGAATGTGGTTCCCATTGAATTGCCCCCCTTGCGCGAGCGCAAGGATGATATTCCCTTGTTGATTGAACACTTTATTCGGAAGTATTCCCGAGATAATCAGAAAGAAATTTCGGGAATCGACAAGGACGCGCTGAAGTTACTGATGAAATACAATTGGCCCGGAAATGTCCGGGAACTGGAGAATACGATTGAACGCGCCGTAGTTATTTCGAAGGATTCCGTCCTGAGCGCGCAGCACTTTCTTGCATTTAATGCCTTTGAAGAAGATTGGCAGGGCGAAAACGGTATCTGGCAGGGAAACACCAAAAATCTGAAAGAAATTGAGCGACGGAAAATCCTGGAGGTTTTGCGCGAGACAAACGGAAACCGAACCCGCGCGGCGGAGGAATTGGGCATTAGTGTCCGCACCCTCCGCAATAAGCTGCGGGAATTCAGAGAAGACGGCATTGAAATCCCGGAATAG
- a CDS encoding PAS domain S-box protein, with protein MVKSLVPHEPVSADTTQINNLIQVFEYFNKATDEFKGAYYKLEKRVAELNLELAQKNKDLTASLEEVNHLKNYQSSILEEMNAGVICTDARGKITIFNRSAEEITGIHSRDAVGKPYGEVFGPKVLPEQTPLAVLESKKNIHNGEKEILNQAGEPVPIKYSISLVTGDASEILGTVEVFENLTEIRRLEKQVQHARTMSALGEMAANVTHEIRNPLGAIGGFAALLERDIAPDDPRQRLVKKIIEGVGRLDKIIGNLLFVSRDVHVHYRKVPIKWVINDVLEFLISEVKQSQSDIRIETKFPKQKLEAELDPQLFQQMLIHLLKNAIQAMPEGGTITIHIQKTHHKSFRIIVSDSGEGMPEEIKEKLYFPFASTKLRGPGLGLAIVRKIVDLHRGTIHFQSSPQKGTIVTLEFPLVRPVFQAS; from the coding sequence ATGGTAAAATCACTCGTTCCGCATGAACCTGTGTCGGCAGATACGACCCAAATCAATAATCTGATTCAAGTCTTTGAATATTTCAATAAAGCTACGGATGAATTCAAAGGCGCTTACTACAAACTGGAAAAGCGGGTAGCCGAGCTTAATCTGGAACTGGCGCAAAAGAATAAGGATTTAACGGCCAGTTTGGAAGAAGTTAATCATCTTAAAAACTACCAGTCGAGTATTTTGGAAGAAATGAATGCCGGCGTCATTTGCACCGACGCCCGGGGAAAAATAACCATTTTTAACCGCTCGGCAGAGGAGATTACCGGAATTCATTCCCGCGACGCCGTTGGAAAACCCTACGGTGAGGTTTTTGGTCCGAAAGTTCTTCCGGAACAAACCCCGCTTGCCGTTTTGGAATCGAAAAAGAACATTCATAATGGTGAGAAGGAAATCTTAAATCAGGCAGGCGAACCGGTTCCCATAAAATACAGCATCTCTCTGGTGACAGGAGATGCCTCTGAAATATTGGGAACCGTTGAGGTGTTTGAGAATTTGACAGAGATCCGCCGGCTGGAAAAACAGGTTCAGCATGCACGAACCATGTCGGCCCTTGGTGAAATGGCGGCAAATGTGACACACGAAATCCGGAATCCGCTGGGAGCCATTGGTGGTTTTGCGGCCCTTCTGGAAAGGGACATTGCTCCGGATGATCCCAGACAGCGGCTGGTGAAAAAAATAATTGAGGGGGTCGGGCGCCTGGACAAAATTATCGGCAACCTGCTTTTCGTGAGCCGGGATGTTCACGTGCACTACCGGAAAGTGCCCATCAAGTGGGTCATAAATGATGTGCTTGAATTTCTTATCTCTGAGGTCAAACAGAGTCAATCGGACATTCGGATAGAAACAAAATTTCCCAAACAGAAATTAGAGGCGGAATTGGATCCCCAGTTGTTTCAGCAAATGCTCATTCATCTGTTGAAGAATGCCATTCAGGCCATGCCAGAGGGGGGAACCATTACCATTCACATCCAAAAAACCCACCACAAATCGTTTCGAATTATTGTTTCAGATTCAGGCGAAGGCATGCCGGAGGAAATCAAAGAAAAGCTCTATTTTCCATTTGCCTCAACCAAATTAAGGGGTCCCGGGTTAGGACTGGCCATTGTTCGAAAAATTGTTGATCTTCACAGGGGCACGATTCACTTTCAGAGTTCTCCCCAAAAGGGAACGATTGTGACGCTGGAATTTCCGTTGGTTCGACCGGTATTTCAGGCATCCTAA